Sequence from the Lepidochelys kempii isolate rLepKem1 chromosome 7, rLepKem1.hap2, whole genome shotgun sequence genome:
TCGCTGAAATAGAGCGCAGACTACACACGGCTTGGTGCCTGTTTAGTATGGAAGGAGGGACTGATCAGTCATGTTAGCCAATAACCCGCCGTGCAAAGGCCTGGCCACAgcttccccccccgcccggggGCGAGCAGCGGCTGCAGGGTTAGTACCAATGAGTAAGTTatacctttcccccccacccgGGTGTCCCACGGCTGCACGCTCCTACCCCCAGctctacccccccccacccgacTGCCCGCCTGGGTGcgacccttccccccaccccgcccgtcTCCCCCGCCACCGCCCTGCGCCCTCAGCCGTTCCAGAAGTTCAGGAAGAAGCTGCAGAGCGAGTGCCACTGCTCCGCACAGTAGGTCTCGGCCAGGTCCTCGCTCAGCTCCGTGGGCGGCTCCGGGTTCCCCCCAGCCGTGGGCTGCCGCTGCTCGGGGGGCACCGGGGAGTCGGGACCCCCTTTCCTCTTGCTCGCCTTGCCCCGCTTCTCCAGGGCACCAGCGTGTGCCCCGCTGCTCATCGCCTTGGCGCTGGGGGCCCCCGGCTGCTGCAGGGTAGCCGCCTCCTGGGCGCTGCCCTGGCCCTTGGCTCGGCCTCTGGCGGGGCCCCCGGCGGCCGCAggcgctgcagggctggggctggggggtgccaGGCGCAGGTGCGCCTCGGGCGGCCCCTTCTTGCTGCTGCAGAGCCGGGCTTTGAGCGGGCTGCTGTCCTGGCAGGGGTGGCGCTTCCGGCGCAGCTTGCCCAGGATCTGCTTCCAGTACTGGCGGCTCTTGGCGCTGTAGGCGGCGCAGCGCTCCGGCTGGCCCCGGTACACGCACCGGAGCCCCTCGCTGCCGCCCTCTCCAGGCGCCTGGCAACTCAGCTGCAGCTCGGTGGCCTCCTCCACTCGGACCAGCTGCCAGCTGCACACACGCTGCTCCCGGGTAGAGAACTGCCCGGACTGCGCCCAGGGCGCGGGGCGCTCCGCTTTCTCACCGGCCCCTCGGGCCTGCCCGCTGGCGGCGCCCCCTAGGCAGCCCAGGAGCAGGAGGCTCAGTGGAACGGCCCGGGAGACCCTCATCTCATTAGGTCAGTGGAGCTGCTGGCTGCCTTTTGTCCTGCAAGTGCAGCAGGGATGGAGAGTCCCGGCGAAGGAGCGAGGGGCCCTCGGCATCCCCAGAGCCCTAGAGAGACAGACAGGGCGCACACTTAGCAGGGGGCATGCAGCACAGCGACACAGCCACAGGCGTGGCTAATTGGTATTAATATGCATCTCTCATCAAGCACACGCACATCAGCATTGGGCATGCCCCGCTAGATCAGTCATTCATAACTATTTGTTTGGTCGTTGTTATTACCTCTGAAGCATTTATATCGCCTTTATAAAGCGTATCTGAAAGGTTGCTGAGGCAGCGCCTTCGGTAATAATAGACATTAATACTTGTCATGAATGTAGCTGTTTACTTCAAATCTCTCTGCGAACATTAATTCATTAGTGCTCCCTAAATCCTAATCAAATATAAGACCCAGGGATGTGCTGCTCTTAGTCTTATTCAGAAATTGGCACTGTTAATTACAGAAGGCACCGCATCTCTGCACTCTCCACAGATGTGTGGTTTTAGGACAAACAGTTTCTGTTCCTGAGGTATTCACTTGTGGTTTTATTACACAAACTGGAAATCGATATACTGAAGATAGACAATGCCATCATTTGCAGTAACAAAActctgctttgtgtttgctttgaCAGATTATGCTATGCAGATTGGTTCTTAGAACACCATCAATGGTAGACAAAGGTTTTTCTCTACAATATTGTTTTCAAGTTTTATGATCTCTCATTTTCTTACATGGCTAAAGCAACTTAACAACCTCTTCACTGCATTCTAAGCTTCTCTTTGCTGTATTCCCCAGTGCAAAATAAATTCTCTAAATTAGTTAAGTGTCGAAGTCTTAACAGAAAGATGTTTGTAAATATGGATACAAGGCCACTGGCAACATGATGGGAAAACAAATCTTTCTAATTACAGCATCAGAGAGAATGTGTGGCCAGAATTCACTAACAAACACATCTCAAAACAAAACTATTCCTCACAAAATCAGATCCCGTTTTCCTTCTTTGGTTAAACTTACCGTACACTGTGTGAGGTGGAGTAGTCTACTAGAAAAGTGTGTGAGTCTGCATGTAGGATTAGTCTCTGTTAGAGGGGTGTATGGAGCATGAATGTATTATCAATAGCATAGGAGTGGCTACCCCAGGCTATGCCCCTCCCTAGCCTGGTGCATGCAAACATACACATACACCCACCCACCAAGAGGGAGTccttgaacagaacagaacaacagAACTTCTTTGACATAATGTTTACACTATTCCATTCAATGATAAACCTATATGCTGCATTGTTTATAAGGCAATGTGTTTAATTAATCAAATGTTATTCACTTGTTTGGTATGGTAGTGTGCTATTGACtcttgttttatttgctttgatGAAACTGCAAAATAATGTTAAAGAAATCAttcttagggcttgtttacacttggAAATTTACTGATATAGCTATTTCAGAATTAATACTCTGGAATAATTTCTCATGTGGACACTTATTTTAGAATAAGCATTTGGTGACTGAAAGTGGACTTtgaaagtggattaagctaaatcTGAAGAAGGCAAttctattccagaataagagtgtattcacacacgaaagcttatgctccactatgtctgttagtctataaggtgccacaggactctttgctgcttttacagatccagactaacacggctacccctctgatacttgacacataGGGAGTTATTCTGGTACAACTGTTATTGAGCTCTATCTACATCAgggtgaatcttgcccattttAATTAAACTCATATCTTTTATGAACACTCATTTATTTAATTTGCCTGAAAGTGTCTGTCCGTCAAGATTTAAGTACTGGGACAGAATGTAAAATATGTATCCTGTGCAAAACCACTATAATGACAATGCTGGTCTAAGCCAGCCTGGATCTATATAACAAATCAATCCCCAACCAGACAATCGCATTTGAACAAAAAATACTCCACCCTTTCCAGAAGCAAGAGCAACCCCATTCCTCTCAATCCTCCGTGTATGCCTGAGAGAGCAGAAGGGCTACTAGAATTTACATCAGCAACAATTTCTGTATTCTCTAGACGTTGGATACTTTTTGAAACTTGAACATTTGATGTGTGAACGTAATTTTCTCAGAATAAAATAATATGTAAAAAGATATCTCGGAATGCTTCTCCTATATGTGCGTTTGCTATTTCTTTAATTTTggactgtgacagggtgctgtgAGCAGTTATAAATAGAGTTCCTTTTGGGAGCCAGCACCCTGGTCACTTAGAACACACAGGACACTGGGTGTAGTTAGAGTAGGAAGGTATTAAGTAGTGTGATTGAGTTGGGAAGGTCAGATCTACATAGGGTTCAAAACAAAACTGTGAttagcccaggtcagctgattcaATCTCATGGGGCTCAAACTCCAGGGTTGAAAAATTGGGTTCAGACAGgaccctgagctctgggaccctgtaaagatggagggtcccagag
This genomic interval carries:
- the FGFBP3 gene encoding fibroblast growth factor-binding protein 3; the protein is MRVSRAVPLSLLLLGCLGGAASGQARGAGEKAERPAPWAQSGQFSTREQRVCSWQLVRVEEATELQLSCQAPGEGGSEGLRCVYRGQPERCAAYSAKSRQYWKQILGKLRRKRHPCQDSSPLKARLCSSKKGPPEAHLRLAPPSPSPAAPAAAGGPARGRAKGQGSAQEAATLQQPGAPSAKAMSSGAHAGALEKRGKASKRKGGPDSPVPPEQRQPTAGGNPEPPTELSEDLAETYCAEQWHSLCSFFLNFWNG